A window of the Gemmatirosa kalamazoonensis genome harbors these coding sequences:
- the argB gene encoding acetylglutamate kinase, translating to MSAPNATIVVKLGGRTQGAVELPDAVAAVWRATGGRLVVVHGGGDVVSELQRARGLAPVFVGGRRVTSEADIQIIRMGLSGLANKQLVSDFRAAGVPALGLSGEDGALLQAAPTSNPALGLVGEPARVDAALLELLLGAGHCPVISPVSASTERAGVALNVNGDDAAAAIAIALGAAELFFMADVPGVLRDGALVRELDLAAAASLVADGTAAGGMAAKLEAARHALLAGVDHVRIGDLAALGDASAGTTIVRAGTRATSSA from the coding sequence GTGAGCGCGCCTAACGCGACCATCGTCGTCAAGCTGGGCGGCCGCACGCAGGGCGCGGTCGAGCTGCCCGATGCCGTCGCCGCGGTGTGGCGCGCGACGGGCGGTCGGCTCGTGGTCGTGCACGGCGGCGGCGACGTCGTGAGCGAGCTGCAGCGCGCGCGCGGCCTCGCGCCGGTGTTCGTCGGCGGCCGTCGAGTCACGAGCGAGGCGGACATCCAGATCATTCGCATGGGCCTCTCCGGCCTCGCGAACAAGCAGCTCGTGTCCGACTTCCGCGCGGCCGGCGTGCCCGCGCTCGGCCTGTCGGGCGAGGACGGCGCGCTGCTGCAGGCGGCGCCGACGTCGAACCCGGCGCTGGGCCTCGTGGGCGAGCCGGCGCGCGTGGACGCGGCGCTGCTCGAGCTGCTGCTCGGCGCGGGCCACTGCCCGGTGATCAGCCCCGTCTCGGCGAGCACGGAGCGCGCGGGTGTCGCGCTCAACGTGAACGGCGACGACGCCGCGGCGGCGATCGCGATCGCGCTCGGCGCGGCGGAGCTGTTCTTCATGGCCGACGTGCCGGGCGTGCTGCGCGACGGCGCACTGGTGCGCGAGCTGGACCTCGCCGCCGCCGCGTCGCTCGTCGCCGACGGCACCGCGGCGGGCGGAATGGCGGCGAAGCTCGAGGCCGCGCGCCACGCGCTGCTCGCCGGCGTCGACCACGTCCGCATCGGCGACCTCGCCGCGTTAGGCGACGCGTCGGCCGGCACGACGATCGTCCGGGCAGGCACGCGAGCCACATCGTCGGCCTGA
- a CDS encoding alpha/beta fold hydrolase has product MATDVVARNNVKVFGRGTQPMLFAHGFGCDQNMWRFVTPAFENDYRIVLFDYVGSGKSDLSAYDARRYASLDGYADDVLDVVHALDLRDVIFVGHSVSAMVGVLAANREPDRFARLVLIGPSPRYIDDASADYVGGFERSDIEGLLETMDKNYIGWANFLAPAIMKNPDQPELGQELTESFCSTDPVIARRFAEATFFADNRADLARVRVPSLVLQCSDDIIAPLAVGEYLRRELPGSTVRVMHATGHCPHMSAPDETIALIEEYLAAEPAAVR; this is encoded by the coding sequence ATGGCTACCGACGTCGTCGCCCGCAACAACGTGAAGGTGTTCGGACGTGGTACGCAGCCGATGCTGTTCGCGCACGGCTTCGGCTGCGACCAGAACATGTGGCGGTTCGTCACGCCCGCGTTCGAGAATGACTACCGCATCGTCCTGTTCGACTACGTCGGCTCGGGCAAGTCGGACCTCTCGGCCTACGACGCGCGGCGGTATGCGTCGCTCGACGGCTACGCCGACGACGTGCTCGACGTCGTGCACGCGCTCGATCTGCGCGACGTCATCTTCGTCGGCCACTCGGTGAGCGCGATGGTCGGCGTGCTCGCCGCGAACCGCGAGCCGGACCGCTTCGCGCGTCTCGTGCTCATCGGCCCGTCGCCGCGCTACATCGACGACGCGTCGGCCGACTACGTCGGCGGCTTCGAGCGCTCCGACATCGAGGGGCTGCTCGAGACGATGGACAAGAACTACATCGGCTGGGCGAACTTCCTCGCGCCGGCGATCATGAAGAACCCCGATCAACCGGAGCTCGGCCAGGAGCTCACCGAGAGCTTCTGCTCCACCGACCCGGTGATCGCGCGCCGCTTCGCCGAGGCGACGTTCTTCGCCGACAACCGCGCCGACCTCGCGCGCGTGCGCGTGCCGTCGCTCGTCCTCCAGTGCTCCGACGACATCATCGCGCCGCTCGCCGTGGGCGAGTACCTGCGGCGCGAGCTGCCGGGCAGCACGGTGCGCGTGATGCACGCCACCGGGCACTGCCCGCACATGAGCGCGCCCGACGAGACGATCGCGCTCATCGAGGAGTACCTCGCGGCCGAACCGGCGGCGGTGCGTTAG
- a CDS encoding GNAT family N-acetyltransferase, with product MTPSRDVLTGAVAVRRAVPNDVPGIAALVAEWAEEEILLPRTAADVARAVDDYVVAVDARGRVLACGALREYSPSLAELVSLAVARDAHGRGLGRLVVAAVERLALARGHASLFAHTVSSEFFEAVGYDRADRSLYPEKTGRSHTVCMHRSLLVEVEGLAVAA from the coding sequence GTGACGCCGTCGCGCGATGTCCTCACGGGTGCCGTCGCCGTGCGGCGGGCCGTGCCTAACGACGTGCCGGGGATCGCCGCGCTCGTCGCGGAGTGGGCGGAAGAGGAGATCCTGCTTCCGCGCACCGCGGCCGACGTGGCGCGCGCGGTGGACGACTACGTGGTCGCGGTGGACGCGCGCGGCCGCGTGCTCGCGTGCGGCGCGCTGCGGGAGTACTCGCCGTCGCTGGCCGAGCTGGTGTCGCTCGCCGTGGCGCGCGACGCGCACGGCCGCGGGCTCGGCCGGCTCGTGGTGGCGGCCGTGGAGCGGCTCGCGCTCGCGCGCGGGCACGCGAGCCTGTTCGCGCACACCGTGAGCTCGGAGTTCTTCGAGGCGGTCGGGTACGATCGCGCCGATCGGTCGCTGTACCCGGAGAAGACGGGGCGATCGCACACGGTCTGCATGCACCGTTCGCTTCTCGTGGAGGTGGAGGGTCTCGCGGTCGCGGCATGA
- a CDS encoding TldD/PmbA family protein — protein MTGPRSLFDQPNAPRYLSRADAEALARKVLGFATADETRVVIQSGARMGTRFANNQITTSGDRYDVTVQVRSAVGKRSATATSNGLDDDSLRRAVGSAERLARLMPEDPEAMPELGPQQFAESRGWSDATASMEPAARATTIDRVTGPAKAAGLMSTGYLEGQAGSVAVANSKGLFAYARQTESVLTTTVRTADGTGSGWGGGAHWDVSKLDAAAMGRTAMQKCRASVNPVAIEPGRYTTILEPTAVGNLVQLLLGAANARSADEGRSFFTKPGGGNKIGMKVMDERVTIVSDPMDDDTATAPFTLEGLPGKRVVWIENGVVKNLAYDRYWAQKTGHEPNASGGGGGFGGGGGGGFGGGVPGGLKMSGADKSLEDLIAETQRGLLVTRFWYIRAVDPRTVLYTGLTRDGTFLIENGKITKAVKNLRFNESPVFMLNNLEALGRPIRVSASEGGGPGLAVVMPPIRVRDFNFSSISDAV, from the coding sequence GTGACGGGCCCGCGTTCGTTGTTCGACCAGCCTAACGCTCCGCGCTATCTCTCCCGCGCCGACGCCGAGGCGCTCGCGAGGAAGGTGCTCGGCTTCGCGACTGCGGACGAGACGCGCGTCGTCATCCAGAGCGGCGCGCGCATGGGCACCCGCTTCGCGAACAACCAGATCACGACGAGCGGCGACCGCTACGACGTCACCGTGCAGGTGCGGAGCGCCGTCGGCAAGCGCAGCGCGACCGCCACGTCGAACGGTCTCGACGACGACTCGCTCCGCCGCGCCGTGGGGAGCGCCGAGCGCCTCGCGCGCCTCATGCCCGAGGACCCCGAGGCGATGCCGGAGCTCGGCCCGCAGCAGTTCGCCGAGTCGCGCGGGTGGAGCGACGCGACGGCGAGCATGGAGCCCGCGGCGCGCGCCACGACGATCGACCGCGTCACCGGCCCCGCGAAGGCGGCGGGGCTCATGAGCACCGGCTACCTCGAGGGGCAGGCGGGCTCGGTGGCCGTCGCGAACTCGAAAGGGCTGTTCGCCTACGCGCGGCAGACGGAGAGCGTGCTGACGACGACGGTGCGCACCGCGGACGGCACCGGCTCCGGCTGGGGCGGCGGCGCGCACTGGGACGTGTCGAAGCTCGACGCCGCCGCGATGGGGCGCACCGCGATGCAGAAGTGCCGCGCGTCGGTGAACCCGGTCGCCATCGAGCCCGGTCGCTACACGACGATCCTCGAGCCGACCGCGGTCGGCAACCTCGTGCAGCTCCTGTTGGGTGCGGCGAACGCGCGCAGCGCCGACGAGGGCCGCTCCTTCTTCACGAAGCCCGGCGGCGGCAACAAGATCGGCATGAAGGTCATGGACGAGCGCGTGACGATCGTCTCCGACCCGATGGACGACGACACCGCGACCGCGCCGTTCACGCTCGAGGGACTCCCCGGCAAGCGCGTCGTGTGGATCGAGAACGGCGTCGTGAAGAACCTCGCCTACGACCGCTACTGGGCGCAGAAGACGGGGCACGAGCCCAACGCCAGCGGCGGCGGTGGCGGGTTCGGCGGGGGCGGCGGCGGTGGTTTCGGCGGCGGCGTCCCCGGTGGCCTGAAGATGTCGGGCGCCGACAAGTCGCTCGAGGATCTCATCGCCGAGACGCAGCGCGGGCTGCTCGTCACGCGCTTCTGGTACATCCGCGCCGTGGACCCGCGCACGGTGCTCTACACCGGCCTCACGCGCGACGGCACGTTCCTCATCGAGAACGGCAAGATCACGAAGGCGGTGAAGAACCTGCGCTTCAACGAGTCGCCGGTGTTCATGCTGAACAACCTCGAGGCGTTAGGCCGGCCGATCCGCGTGAGCGCGAGCGAGGGCGGCGGCCCCGGGCTCGCCGTCGTCATGCCGCCGATCCGCGTGCGCGACTTCAACTTCTCGAGCATCTCCGACGCCGTGTGA
- a CDS encoding alpha/beta hydrolase gives MHRSSTCTRRDFVRFGALGAASLAGTSLGACRLFEPKTSSGDSPAAHLVSRPGAATGARGPLTPGLEPLDVDTSQEVLLYVPTGYTPDRPAPLAVALHGAGQSARTGITPLMAQADAVGLIVVAPQSVGSTWDFIRGTYGPDVANMDKALARVFRDANVDPARIALTGFSDGASYALSLGLTNGDLFTRLVAFSPCILSPAARRGKPSIFVSHGTRDGVLPIDSCSRRFVPSLRADGYAVTYREFDGPHMVPSAIAAEAAAFIMRA, from the coding sequence ATGCATCGGTCCTCCACGTGCACCCGCCGCGACTTCGTGCGATTCGGCGCCCTCGGCGCGGCGTCGCTCGCCGGCACGTCGCTCGGCGCGTGCCGACTGTTCGAGCCGAAGACGTCGAGCGGCGACTCGCCCGCCGCGCACCTCGTCTCGCGCCCCGGCGCCGCCACCGGCGCACGCGGGCCGCTCACGCCCGGCCTCGAGCCGCTCGACGTCGACACCTCGCAGGAGGTGCTGCTCTACGTCCCGACCGGCTACACGCCGGACCGACCAGCGCCGCTCGCCGTCGCGCTGCATGGCGCGGGACAGAGCGCGCGCACCGGCATCACGCCGCTCATGGCGCAGGCCGACGCGGTCGGGCTCATCGTCGTCGCGCCGCAGTCGGTGGGGTCGACGTGGGACTTCATCCGGGGCACGTATGGCCCCGACGTCGCGAACATGGACAAGGCGCTCGCGCGCGTCTTCCGCGACGCGAACGTCGACCCGGCGCGCATCGCGCTCACCGGCTTCTCCGACGGCGCGAGCTACGCGCTGTCGTTAGGCCTCACGAACGGCGACCTGTTCACCCGGCTGGTCGCGTTCTCGCCGTGCATCCTTTCGCCGGCCGCCCGCCGCGGCAAGCCGTCGATCTTCGTGTCGCACGGCACGCGCGACGGGGTGCTCCCGATCGACTCGTGCAGCCGCCGCTTCGTGCCGTCGCTGCGCGCCGACGGCTACGCGGTCACCTACCGCGAGTTCGACGGGCCGCACATGGTGCCGTCCGCGATCGCCGCGGAGGCAGCGGCGTTCATCATGCGCGCCTGA
- a CDS encoding phosphatase PAP2 family protein → MRSGAETRRRAAAAILLGTVWLALSCDRTVTLTEVLPTLRPANVDADAGTWRMLVLNGPDQVAVAAPAAATSDAYRTEVEAVKAAQSHLTAAQRAGIDYWAGGGVLRWNQIQRELVARYNLPPAPRDDGTYPAPDAENPFGDPAFPFANPPYAARAYSYVAVAQYEALKAAWYWKYRYNRPSPAKADASVRALLPATDLPAYPSEDAVLSGVTAEMLKLLFPAALEEITKKAAEEREAAIDAGRATASDVAAGLALGKAIAALVVARAGADGTRNAVGTPAQWKALFDSTTAKGEVAWVSQEAPARPPMLPNFGQVRTWVASPAVLAAIAPPPSTSSAKFKADLAEVKDVVTHLTSAQLAIAQKWNDGAGTYTPPGHWNAIATSYVAKANMSEVRAARTFALLNVAMHDAGVACWQTKYRYFNPRPTQMDPAIKTVIGLPNFPAYPSGHSTFSAAAATVLGYVFPEGASSFLQMADEAGISRLYGGIHYRSDIDNGKVHGMNVGADVVTFARGDGAR, encoded by the coding sequence ATGCGTTCGGGCGCTGAGACGCGCCGCCGCGCGGCGGCGGCGATCCTGTTAGGCACCGTGTGGCTCGCGCTGAGCTGCGACCGCACGGTGACGCTCACCGAGGTGCTGCCGACGCTGCGGCCGGCGAACGTCGATGCCGACGCGGGCACGTGGCGCATGCTCGTGCTGAACGGCCCCGACCAGGTGGCCGTCGCCGCGCCCGCCGCCGCGACGAGCGACGCGTACCGCACGGAGGTCGAGGCGGTGAAGGCGGCCCAGTCGCACCTCACCGCGGCGCAGCGCGCGGGGATCGACTACTGGGCCGGCGGCGGCGTGCTGCGGTGGAACCAGATCCAGCGCGAGCTCGTGGCCCGCTACAACCTGCCGCCCGCGCCGCGCGACGACGGCACGTATCCGGCGCCCGACGCGGAGAACCCGTTCGGCGACCCGGCGTTCCCGTTCGCGAACCCGCCGTACGCCGCGCGCGCCTACAGCTACGTGGCGGTGGCGCAGTACGAGGCGCTGAAGGCCGCGTGGTACTGGAAGTACCGCTACAACCGCCCGTCGCCGGCCAAGGCCGACGCGAGCGTTCGGGCACTGCTGCCGGCGACGGACCTGCCCGCGTATCCCTCGGAGGACGCGGTGCTCTCCGGCGTGACGGCGGAGATGCTCAAGCTGCTCTTCCCGGCCGCGCTCGAGGAGATCACGAAGAAGGCGGCCGAGGAGCGCGAGGCGGCGATCGACGCGGGACGCGCCACGGCGAGCGACGTCGCGGCGGGGCTCGCGTTAGGCAAGGCGATCGCCGCGCTCGTGGTCGCGCGTGCGGGCGCCGACGGCACGCGCAACGCCGTGGGCACGCCCGCGCAGTGGAAGGCGCTGTTCGACTCGACGACGGCCAAGGGCGAGGTCGCGTGGGTGAGCCAGGAAGCGCCGGCGCGTCCGCCGATGCTGCCGAACTTCGGGCAGGTCCGCACGTGGGTCGCGAGCCCCGCCGTGCTCGCGGCGATCGCGCCGCCGCCGTCGACGTCGTCGGCGAAGTTCAAGGCGGACCTCGCCGAGGTGAAGGACGTCGTGACGCACCTGACGAGCGCGCAGCTCGCGATCGCGCAGAAGTGGAACGACGGCGCCGGCACCTACACGCCGCCCGGGCACTGGAACGCGATCGCGACGTCGTACGTGGCGAAGGCGAACATGAGCGAGGTGCGCGCGGCGCGCACGTTCGCGCTGCTGAACGTCGCGATGCACGACGCGGGCGTCGCGTGCTGGCAGACGAAGTACCGCTACTTCAACCCGCGCCCGACGCAGATGGACCCGGCGATCAAGACGGTGATCGGGCTGCCGAACTTCCCCGCGTACCCGTCGGGCCACTCCACGTTCTCCGCCGCGGCGGCGACGGTGCTGGGCTACGTGTTCCCGGAGGGCGCGTCGAGCTTCCTGCAGATGGCCGACGAGGCAGGGATCTCGCGGTTGTACGGCGGCATCCACTACCGGAGCGACATCGACAACGGCAAGGTGCACGGGATGAACGTCGGCGCGGACGTGGTGACGTTCGCGCGGGGCGACGGGGCGCGCTGA
- a CDS encoding sensor histidine kinase: MDPLLDTLPCGFVSFADDGTVRETNATLRALLGYAEGEVEGRHVETLLTVAGRIFFQTHLFPLLRLHGAAQEIFLLLRRKDGGEVGALVNAARRERGEAGSAGGPGAVVCDCVLLEVRERRKYEDELLRARRAAEAANALLEEQAVELELQHQQLQEQAAELEQARDDAEQANRAKSQFLATMSHELRTPLNAIGGYCQILELGIHGALTDAQRDALGRIARAQQHLLRLINEVLNLARVESGRVEYTIEPMSVADVVASVTPLLEPQIAAKTQTFAVSTPPDLRARAATATRCSRSSSTCSRTR; encoded by the coding sequence GTGGACCCGCTGCTCGACACCCTCCCGTGCGGCTTCGTGTCGTTCGCCGACGACGGCACGGTCCGCGAGACGAACGCGACGCTCCGCGCGCTGCTCGGCTACGCGGAGGGCGAGGTCGAGGGGCGCCACGTGGAGACCCTGCTCACCGTCGCGGGGCGGATCTTCTTCCAGACGCACCTCTTCCCGCTGCTCCGCCTGCACGGCGCGGCGCAGGAGATCTTCCTGCTGCTGCGGCGCAAGGACGGCGGCGAGGTGGGCGCGCTCGTGAACGCCGCGCGCCGCGAGCGTGGCGAGGCCGGCTCCGCCGGCGGGCCGGGCGCGGTGGTGTGCGACTGCGTGCTGCTCGAGGTGCGCGAGCGCCGGAAGTACGAGGACGAGCTGCTGCGCGCGCGCCGCGCCGCGGAGGCCGCGAACGCGCTGCTCGAGGAGCAGGCGGTGGAGCTCGAGCTGCAGCATCAGCAGCTCCAGGAGCAGGCGGCGGAGCTGGAGCAGGCGCGCGACGACGCGGAGCAGGCGAACCGCGCGAAGAGCCAGTTCCTCGCGACGATGAGCCACGAGCTGCGCACGCCGCTGAACGCGATCGGCGGCTACTGTCAGATCCTGGAGCTCGGCATCCACGGCGCCCTCACCGACGCGCAACGCGACGCGCTCGGCCGCATCGCCCGCGCGCAGCAGCACCTGCTGCGGCTCATCAACGAGGTGCTGAACCTCGCGCGCGTCGAGTCGGGACGCGTCGAGTACACGATCGAGCCGATGTCCGTCGCCGACGTCGTCGCGAGCGTGACGCCGCTACTCGAGCCGCAGATCGCCGCGAAGACGCAGACGTTCGCGGTCTCGACGCCCCCTGACCTGCGCGCGCGCGCGGCGACCGCGACAAGGTGCAGCAGATCCTCATCAACCTGCTCACGAACGCGGTGA
- a CDS encoding N-acetyl-gamma-glutamyl-phosphate reductase, producing MHKIPVGVLGASGYAGRELCGLVAGHPQLSLRFASADSRRGETARVRAAGTGAPIDVTFVAPDDARLDEAALVFSALPHGASATWSARARAAGAKVVDLSSDLRPGHIKPEVLSALHAPRSTLAMSGGGASVERGTESVEVPYGLPELFRDDVRGADVVANPGCYPTSVLLGLAPLAERGLLPEGAVVSVAAASGVSGAGNSPKADMLFGEVTEDFRAYGAGNVHRHLPEMRATMERLGADVDLVFTPHLLPVHRGILATMTVPVTELPDDVAGLWRERYAGEPFVEIVDGNVSPALRDVTRRNVVRIAAMPLQGMRRPTLLVLSAIDNLVKGAAGQALQNANLMLGLDEAAGLPR from the coding sequence ATGCATAAGATCCCGGTCGGCGTGTTGGGCGCGAGTGGCTACGCGGGGCGTGAGCTCTGCGGCCTCGTGGCCGGCCATCCGCAGCTCTCGCTCCGGTTCGCGAGCGCCGACTCCCGGCGTGGCGAGACCGCGCGCGTGCGCGCCGCGGGCACCGGCGCGCCGATCGACGTCACGTTCGTCGCCCCCGACGACGCCCGCCTGGACGAGGCGGCGCTCGTCTTCAGCGCGCTGCCGCACGGCGCGTCGGCCACCTGGTCGGCCCGCGCCCGCGCCGCCGGCGCGAAGGTGGTCGATCTGTCGTCGGATCTGCGGCCCGGGCACATCAAGCCGGAGGTTCTCTCCGCGCTCCACGCTCCACGCTCCACGCTCGCCATGTCGGGCGGCGGAGCGAGCGTGGAGCGTGGAACGGAGAGCGTGGAGGTACCCTACGGGTTGCCGGAGCTGTTCCGCGACGATGTCAGGGGCGCCGACGTGGTCGCGAACCCGGGCTGTTATCCGACGTCGGTCCTCCTCGGTCTCGCGCCGCTGGCCGAGCGTGGGCTGCTGCCGGAGGGCGCGGTCGTGAGCGTCGCCGCGGCGAGCGGCGTGTCGGGGGCCGGCAACTCGCCGAAGGCCGACATGCTGTTCGGCGAGGTGACGGAGGATTTCCGCGCGTACGGCGCCGGCAACGTGCATCGCCACCTGCCCGAGATGCGCGCGACGATGGAGCGGCTCGGCGCCGACGTGGACCTCGTGTTCACGCCGCACCTGCTCCCCGTGCACCGCGGCATCCTGGCGACGATGACCGTGCCCGTGACGGAGCTGCCTGACGACGTGGCCGGGCTCTGGCGCGAGCGCTACGCGGGCGAGCCGTTCGTGGAGATCGTCGACGGGAACGTGTCGCCGGCGCTGCGCGACGTGACGCGGCGCAACGTCGTGCGCATCGCCGCGATGCCGCTCCAGGGGATGCGGCGTCCGACGCTGCTCGTGCTCTCGGCGATCGACAATCTCGTGAAGGGCGCCGCGGGACAGGCGCTGCAGAACGCGAACCTCATGCTCGGCCTCGACGAGGCCGCGGGGCTGCCGCGGTGA
- a CDS encoding ATP-binding protein, producing MQQILINLLTNAVKFTPAGGRVAIEAERDGAGRVLVRVTDTGIGIGASERERIFEPFVQAESGERRQVEGTGLGLAISRSWARGMGGDLTVQSALGGGSTFTLALPNAV from the coding sequence GTGCAGCAGATCCTCATCAACCTGCTCACGAACGCGGTGAAGTTCACACCCGCCGGCGGCCGCGTGGCGATCGAGGCGGAGCGCGACGGCGCGGGACGGGTGCTCGTGCGCGTGACGGACACCGGCATCGGCATCGGCGCGAGCGAGCGCGAGCGCATCTTCGAGCCGTTCGTGCAGGCCGAATCGGGCGAGCGCCGTCAGGTGGAAGGGACGGGGCTCGGCCTCGCGATCAGCCGCTCGTGGGCGCGCGGCATGGGCGGCGACCTCACGGTCCAGAGCGCGCTGGGCGGCGGCTCCACGTTCACGCTGGCACTGCCTAACGCCGTCTGA
- a CDS encoding TetR/AcrR family transcriptional regulator, with protein sequence MHVRRETDLRTAVLDAARQLLVREGYRDLSMRDVANAVGCSVSSIYLYFAGKDELVHTLMDEGFERWYRRMTDIADADGTPRDKLEAICRAYVEFGLANREFYEIMYMFHSDRMARYPKELFRRARRNFDLIADLVTAYVPESVAAPDDARIAATALWATLHGVVSTIIADRLDRRIDQQRYVDGAIRFALAGVRVTRDA encoded by the coding sequence ATGCACGTCCGCCGCGAGACCGACCTCCGCACCGCCGTCCTCGATGCCGCGCGCCAGCTCCTCGTTCGCGAGGGCTACCGCGACCTCAGCATGCGCGACGTCGCGAACGCGGTCGGGTGCTCGGTGAGCAGCATCTACCTCTACTTCGCGGGCAAGGACGAGCTGGTCCACACGCTCATGGACGAGGGCTTCGAGCGGTGGTACCGGCGCATGACCGACATCGCCGACGCCGACGGCACGCCGCGCGACAAGCTCGAGGCGATCTGCCGCGCCTACGTGGAGTTCGGGCTCGCGAACCGCGAGTTCTACGAGATCATGTACATGTTCCACTCGGACCGCATGGCGCGGTACCCGAAGGAGCTGTTCCGCCGAGCGCGGCGCAACTTCGATCTCATCGCGGATCTCGTGACCGCGTACGTGCCCGAGAGCGTCGCGGCCCCCGACGACGCGCGCATCGCCGCGACGGCGCTGTGGGCGACGCTGCACGGCGTGGTGTCGACGATCATCGCCGACCGCCTCGACCGCCGCATCGATCAGCAGCGGTACGTGGACGGGGCGATCCGGTTCGCGTTGGCGGGGGTGCGCGTGACCCGCGACGCGTGA
- a CDS encoding aspartate aminotransferase family protein has translation MATLVSPTTAAGSADALLGTYKRAPMELVRGEGVTLWDAEGNAYLDFTSGIAVNALGYGDAGLVRAIQEGAASGIVHASNLFRTAPGEQLAAWLVERSFASKAFFCNSGAEANEGAFKFARRWARAIAAPPGDELGVFGACAKHEIVSLRGAFHGRTLGVLAATDRPAYRAPFRPLAGGVTIAERDIRELDVVLDGERVAAVIVEPIQGEGGVRVVAPGLLKELRAMTTERRIALVFDEIQCGLGRLGTLFAYETTGVEPDMVTLAKPLAGGLPMGAILVNAEIAAAIKPGDHGTTFGGGPLVAHVANYVLSRLGDPALLAHVRETGAWFGEQLRALGERTGKIRAVRGAGLMWGVDTHESAGAIVERARQAGLLVLTAGEYTLRILPPLVISREDLARGLSVLEGVLTSGAPPK, from the coding sequence ATGGCCACTCTCGTCTCCCCCACGACCGCCGCCGGATCCGCCGACGCGCTGTTAGGCACGTACAAGCGCGCGCCGATGGAGCTCGTGCGCGGCGAGGGCGTCACGCTGTGGGACGCCGAGGGGAACGCGTACCTCGACTTCACGAGCGGCATCGCCGTGAACGCGCTGGGCTACGGCGACGCGGGGCTCGTGCGCGCCATCCAGGAGGGCGCGGCGTCGGGGATCGTGCACGCGTCGAACCTGTTCCGCACCGCGCCCGGCGAGCAGCTCGCGGCGTGGCTCGTGGAGCGCTCGTTCGCGAGCAAGGCGTTCTTCTGCAACTCGGGCGCGGAGGCGAACGAGGGCGCGTTCAAGTTCGCGCGCCGGTGGGCGCGCGCGATCGCCGCGCCGCCGGGCGACGAGCTGGGCGTGTTCGGCGCGTGCGCGAAGCACGAGATCGTGAGCCTGCGCGGCGCGTTCCACGGGCGCACGCTGGGCGTGCTCGCGGCCACCGACCGTCCCGCGTACCGCGCCCCGTTCCGCCCGCTCGCCGGCGGCGTGACGATCGCCGAGCGCGACATCCGTGAGCTCGACGTGGTGCTCGACGGCGAGCGCGTGGCGGCCGTGATCGTGGAGCCGATCCAGGGCGAGGGCGGCGTGCGCGTCGTCGCTCCGGGGCTCCTGAAGGAGCTGCGGGCGATGACGACGGAGCGCCGCATCGCGCTCGTGTTCGACGAGATCCAGTGCGGCCTCGGTCGGCTCGGGACGCTGTTCGCGTACGAGACGACCGGCGTGGAGCCGGACATGGTGACGCTCGCGAAGCCGCTCGCCGGCGGATTGCCGATGGGCGCGATCCTCGTGAACGCGGAGATCGCGGCCGCGATCAAGCCGGGCGACCACGGCACGACGTTCGGCGGCGGGCCGCTCGTGGCGCACGTGGCGAACTACGTGCTCTCGCGCCTCGGCGACCCGGCGCTGCTCGCGCACGTGCGCGAGACGGGCGCCTGGTTCGGCGAGCAGCTGCGCGCGCTCGGCGAGCGCACGGGGAAGATCCGCGCGGTGCGCGGCGCGGGGCTCATGTGGGGCGTCGACACGCACGAGAGCGCGGGCGCGATCGTGGAGCGCGCGCGCCAGGCCGGGCTGCTCGTGCTGACGGCGGGCGAGTACACGCTGCGCATCCTGCCGCCGCTCGTCATCTCGCGCGAGGATCTCGCGCGCGGCCTCTCCGTCCTCGAGGGCGTGCTGACGTCCGGAGCGCCGCCGAAGTGA